The genomic interval TAATACAAACCACTCTTGGTTTCACAACGACTACCGCGACAACGACTGCAAcaacaacggcggcggcgatgactaCCACAATGGCGATGACTGCGGCAACAACGGTAGTGGCGGTGGCCGAGAGCAGCTAGCGACGATCCACGACAGCTgtaacttcggcgatgactaCTGCAGCTGCGacagtggcggcggtggccggaagCAGCTAGCGGCGATCAATGGCAGCGGCAACGTCGACGAGGATTCACTACCAGTGATATGATACTATTCATGATACCACTAGTACCAGATATAATATTGTTTAGGTATTATACATGATACATGTGAGGTATCATGTTACTTAGAAGATATCATGATACTTGAGTATGTTACTTTCAAGTTAAAGTATACAGTAACATGCATAATACATTGAAATAGATAATATGTACCGTTACTAACGGTACACCGTACCTTAGCAGCCCTTTTATCTGATTATGTATATGATGTGTACTATACAATACGGCTAACCCCCCAGAGAGAAATGAAACCATAGCCTAAGCGCAACGCAAAGAGGGACGAAGGCGCGCAGGCAGCGGCAGCACGAGGGGGagccgcggaggcggtgacaaTGGGGAGCAAGGcgaacgccgccgcgcccgagcGCGACGCCTATAAATATGAAGGCCAGGGCCCCATGAGCGCCCTGGCTCCCCCCACCGACCGTCTCGATCCCCGTCGCCGCGGATGACGAAGCCGGGGACGAGGTCGGTGGCCCGGTCCAtggaggcgggggcggcgcggaTCAACCCCGACGGCGCGGAGGGCACGTCGGGTTCGGCTGTCTCCATCGCGCCGGACGTCTCCGAGGGTTCGCTGGAGCCGGGCGCTGCCGAAGTTTCCGGGGCGCCGGACGCCGGTGAAGTTTCGGAGGAGTCGGTCGCCGGTGAAGCTTCGGAGGAGTCGGACGCCGGTGAAGCTTCGGAGGAAGCGGCCATGCCGTATTTTCAGGATATCGAGCAGTACctccggtatctcgaggtgaGGGTTTCCCGATCACCTCTCTTAGTCGCAGCTTCCGTGTAGATGCTTGAAGTGCTTCAGGAGGCACATATATTGGCTATGAACCTAGTGGTATGATCGAATCGCAATGGATTGTGAATTTGTGGGCGGAACTGATATACTTCgggatttttttggggggaacAGGATTTATTGCAAGCGTGGATTCTGAAATTTAGGCGACTGGGATGATCTGTGGATTCTCTGATTTTGGATAGTTGGCGTGAATTATTCAGTATCTTACTCATGGATATTGGAATCTACCTGATTTAGTTGCTGATCGATGGCTAGGGAAATGGcgaaatgtttggacactgcACGATTCAGCGCTGTGAGTCTTCCATTCAGAGGGCTAGTTTTATCACCTTTCACTATCACTAATTTAATCTGTCATACTAGATTATCCTAGCTTCCCTTTTCAGGAAGCATACCGACTTGCAATCTTGATTATCTGAAGCTACTTGCCTCACACATGAGTAGAATGCAATTATGTATTGGAATGTTCTCTTCGGTTAAATTGGTGCCTTTTTGTGTTCCTTTGTTTGTCTCAAATTTCTGAGGTTTTTAGGTTGAGGAATCAAGGAGGCCAATAATTAGCTATGGTCAGGAGATAAAAGGAGACATGCTGAGCATTGGTATGAGGGGGCGCATAGTGAACTGGCTGGTGACTGCGTCTTATGCGATCGAACTTCTGGATGATACAGTTCATCTTGCGGTTTCATATTTTGACCGCTTCCTTTCAAAAAGGGCCATTAGCCAGGACAGGCTTCAACTTCTCTGCGTCACCGCATTGTTTGTTGCTTCGTAAGGGACTAGCCTGTTCTACTTTGTAGATTGttttatctttcttttctttgagcATGACTCCCTGATTAGAATGGTTTGAGTGTTGCAGTAAGTATGTTGAAATTGACCATCCTAAAGCAGCAACATTCAGTGCCATGACTAAATACACTTACTCCAAGCAGCAGGTAGTGCAAATCTGCTGAAACTTTCTATTTCTTAGTGCTGTGAGTGGTAGGATGGATCTGTAGTTTGTATGCTATGCAGGTGGTGAAGATGGAGGCGGACATATTGATATGTCTGAACTTTGAGATGGGGACTCCCACTGTAATAACTTTTGTACGGTATGTACCcccattttaaattttcctaACTAGAGTAAAGATTGCAGATGACTTCTTCAGCATGTAATATTTACGTGTTCCATGTTGCCAACAGTACCATGATTATTCATTTATGATTTACTGACCTTCCAAACGTCTATAACTGTCTGATTTTCTGTTGTAGGATGTTCTTAACTTCTTGTTGTGAAGACAATGTAAGCACACGTTTGGAGCACCCTCATTTGTCTATCTTTTGCTCGCTCGTTCGCTCGCTTCTGATAATCTGTTCCCCTCTCAAAACGTAGAGATCATTAAATGCCAAAAAACTGAAGTCAATGTGTATCTATCTTGCGGAACTAAGCTTATTAGGTGATTGCTCTATAAAGTTTCGGCCATCggttgttgctgctgcctgcCTGTTTGTAGCCAAGTTCACAATCAACCCAAAGATTCGTCCTTGGGTAAGAAGACATCAACCTCTTCTGAGCCTACATGACTCTttatattcatctatttttttgaaaaaaatagacgAAATATCATTATATACTTTATGTTCATTTAACATTAACTTCCATTATTCTCCAGAGTTTGGCAGTTCAACGCAACACAGGCTACAAGGTCTCTGATATCAAAGGTTGCATTGTTGACATACATAATTTGCAATCGGGAAGAAAGTTCGCCGTGACAGCCATCAGAGACAAGTACAGGGTCGACAAGGCAAGGGCTGCTTCTTCCATTTGGGTTGGTTTACATGCATATTCTAATTATGTTTTGTTCACATTTGTTTGTCCGAACATTGTACAGTTCCAGCGCGTGTCGACAattataccaaaaaaaatcaaggagtCTTTCCTGAGGAATATCAAGTACGCGAACGGCTGAAGTGCTCTTGCAACACTTTGAAACCAGCAGCCTGCAGGTGGTGTGAAAAATAGAAGGTCAGAGGAGCATGTGTATCTTCAGATGCTCTTTTTGGTAGATAGCCAGCATCTCCGTTTCGTCGCATTGACAGTATCTGCATTGGTATTTCGGTATCCTGTTCATCTGAAGCGTTTCTGTACAGAGGTTTAGACTACGATGGTACATGATATATAGTCAATGCTATTTCATATGTGAGTCTCCAGGAATATCCTAATGCTTTTAACATTAGCTCACCATCTTTTGTTGAGAATATATTGTGGAGTTGAGTAATGACCGACGGGCTTAGCAATATTACACTTGTCATCAGCAAGTAAAGTTGTCTGAATAGCTTACCGTGATAGTACTTTTTAACCCACGGTACATTCAGGAACAACAAGCTATGGCTGGCGTTCAAAAGATGGCTGTATCTCCAAAGCACAACACCGTTTTACAGCTGATGCTTGGTAGTAAGATggtaattagaaaaaaaaagcataatCTGTTTGTCATTTTCACGCCCATCTGCTTacgcttataagctaaaatttgaattttcaaatttaaatttagagttgattttgagatttctttgccgaaatttattttccagacttggcttttagatcgctaagaatacgtatataaaagttctatttataaattattttttatttgtaaatacgcCGTTGAAAAAGCCAAGCATATAAttatagtgtattttttgtttgtaaatgcGTCGTGTatcaaattgatatatatttgcagccacaaatataattaaaatataattatagtatAGTTACATTATATTAACTAACATATAATTACGAATGTAACTAATGTGTAATTCCAATATAACTAGCAGTAAGCTATAgccattttttgtttatacaaGACCTATAATTATAAATGCATGCTAGTTACAGTATAATTACAATCATGTACTCTAGGTACATTAATGCTATTTTAGAGAGAAAAATGGTTAAGTGACATATAGGCAGTCTCTTCCTTGTTCATGTATCGCTCATATAAACCGTATTGGGTTTATGCCGTTTCGGTAGTTTACCCGACAAAATTCCTGCCTATTCCTGTGAGGCCTTCGACCAGTTGACCCTCGAAAAGGCTAATGGGCGAATATCCCCGAATACGTTAGCCCACATTAGCACTCTATACATACAAAATttctgtgtatatataaattttagtctaTAATCTTTATAGATACAActttgatattttaaaatgatatttttaagtgATTTTTTAACTACATAGTTTATATCTTAATTGTTTCtatattctatatataaactttttacataaacacaaaatataaaaattatatacataaacttCCTAagcatgtactccctccgtctctaaaaaaagataattttccGGTTTTCTATCgagtcttatttgaatttttttaaaacaaattagtcacacataaagtattgttcatgttttatcatctaataaaaatattaattgtaatttttttaataagacaaagagacAAACACTgcatctaaaaactgaaaaattgatttgttctaggacagagggagtacaaagTATTCACGTGGGTTGACCGACACCGCATTCGCAAATTAAAccctactacctccgtttcataatataatatgtttgacttttttggttgcaatgtttgatcatttatttttttaaaaaaattaatacaaatataaaaataacaagtcatgcttaaagttcttttgataatcacaagtaaagtaaataatatttctataattttttaaataagataaataattaaacattagtagtaaaaaaatcaaacattttactaTATAAAACACGGAGAGAGCACTGTTGACTGAGTATCGACAATTTCCCTCTAAAACCCCAAACCCCAGCGAGACTGCGGAGTGCGAGAGACCAACCGTTGCAAGCCCAAGCCAAAGCGCAACGCGAACAGACGAAAGGCGCGCGGGCGATGATGCGTTGCCGTTGCCGGTGGAGAGAAAGGCGAACGCcgcccgcgcggcgccgcctaTTAATACAGGCAGAAGAGGCCCAAGGCCACCACCGCGACCGACGCGAGCTCGCTCCCCCACCGACTCGAAGGCGCGTGAACGGAATACTACCACCGTTTCGACCACGAACCCGCAACCCCCCCGCTGCTGCGGATGACGAGGCCGAGGACGAGGTCGGTGGCCCGGatggaggccgcggcggcggcggcggagggggaggcgcgGAATGCGAGGAATCCCGACGGCGCCCAAGGTTCGAGGCAGCCGAACGAAGGTGAAGGttcgaggaggaggccggacgccgccgctgAAGGTTCGGGGGAGCCCGTCCCCGACGCCGAAGCCGCGGCGCAGTTGGCGGTCGTGCCGTTCGATGAGGATATCAACCAGTACCTCCGGGCTCTCGAGGTGAGGGTTTCCCCCATCACCTTCTCCTGGCCTCGGCTTGCGTGTGGAGGAGGGCTTGAACTGATCCGATCAGGAGGCAAATCTGTTGCTATATATGACCTATGTGGTATGGTGATTGGATCGAAATGGACTGCATGTGGGCGGAACTGATTTGGGGATGGATTTTTTGGGGCAGGATTACGAACGCGTGGAATTCTGGAATTTAGGCGACTGGGATGATTTGTGGATTCTCTGATTTTGATTTGTTGGCGTGAACTCTGAACTATTCGATGTCTTAGTCATGGATATTGGATTCTGTTCTGCTTTGGTTGATGATGGCTAGGGAAATGGCAAAATGTTTGGATACTGTACCATTCAGGTGCAGTGAATTGTCCTTCCAGTTCCAGAGGGTTAGTTCTATCACCTTTCACCATCAAAATTAGATGATCTTAGCTAATTACCTTCTCTTTATAGGTTGCTTACTAGTACTACTTACTGTCTTGCAGTATGCGATTATATATTGAAATGCTTCGTTCGATGAAATTGGTGGCTTTTGTTGTTCCTTTGTTGCTCAAATCTGTGAGATTTTTAGGCTGATCCAACGAGGAGGCCGATGATTAACTATGATCAGGTGATACAACAAGGGCACATCACAATGCGTATGAGGGAGATGCTACTGGACTGGCTGGTGGATGTGGCTTATGATCGCGAAATTAGTGATGAAGGACTTCACCTTGCAGTTTCATATGTTGACCGCTTCCTTTCGATGAATTCCATAAACCGGAACCGTCTGCAGCTGCTTGGTGTCACTGCACTGTTTGTTGCTTCGTAAGAGACTAACCTTTTGTGCGTTTATCTTTCTTATCAATGAACACGTCGCACTGATTAGAATGATTCGATTGTTGCAGTAAGTATGAAGAACGTAGCTATCTCTCTGCAAGAAAGCTCAGTGACATGACTAATAGAACTTACACCGCGAAGGAGGTAGCGTAAATTGTGCTAAACTTCCTGTTTCTTAGTGCTGTGAGCGGTAGAGATGCATCTGTACTTTTGAAGTTTTTACGCACTgcaggtggtggtgatggaggCTAACATACTAAGAGATCTGGACCATAAGTTGGGGGGTCCCACTGCAATAACCTTTGTACGGTATGTGCCCCATTTTGAACTTTCCTAATTAAGTTAGGATCACAGTTGACTTTCTTCGTTTGTAATATGGTTATATATGTGGTCCTTAACTGTATAAGTGTATATGACAACTCATTTCTGGTTTACTTGAACTTCCAATCCTACCTCTAATACCTTTCTGTCTGTCTGCTGTAGGACATTCTTAAGTAAATGTAGAGGCAAGGTAAGCACACTCTAGcgtcccccctccctccctgcaCTCTTTAATCTGTCCCTCCCCACATCAAACTGCAGAAGCCAAGAGACAAAAGACTGGAGTTGATGTGTAGCTATCTTGCGGAACTGAGCTTGTTAGATGCTTACTATATAAGGTTTCTGCCATCGAtggttgctgctgcttgcttgtTCGTTGCCAAGTTCACAATCAACCCAAAGACTCGTCCATGGGTAAGAAGACATCAACTTCTGTTGAATCTGCATGACgctttatatttatctaacATTAACGTCCACTATTCTCCAGAATTTGTCGGTTCAACGCAGCACAGGCTACAGGGTCTCCGATATAGAAGATTGCATTCGTGCCATACATGATTTGCAGCGGCGCAAAAACAGAAATTTTTTGCCGGAAGACGGAAATGTATCGAATCTGACAGCAGTCAGAGACAAGTACGAGCGCGACGAGGAAAGGGCTTGCTTCTTCCATTTCTTTTGTACATTGATACTCAAATCATGTTTTGTTCACATTTGATTGTTCGAACATTGTACAGTTCGAGAGAGTGGCCACAATTGCTCCACCAAAAACAATCAGGGCGTCTTTCCTCAAGGATCGCGAGTACGTGAACGGCTGAAGTGCTCTTGCAGCATCTTTGCCACCTGCAGGCGGTGTGGAATATGCGCATCTTCCGACACTCCTTTTGGTAAATATCCAGCATCTCCGCTTCAGTCGCATTGACATTGGTATTTTTTGTATCATGTGCGTCTGAAGCGTTTCTGTACAGAGGTTTCAGGTTTAGAATACGACGGTATATGAATGTATGATAGTCAAAATGATGTTTCATATGAAGGTTTTCACTTTCCAGGCATATCCTAAAGCTTTAACTTTTactcatcattttttttgttgagaatGTATTGTGCATAACGCAAGCACTGTAGAATGATGATTGACGGgcttatttacaaaatttaaatggagGCAGCAAATATTGCATATGCCATCAGCAAGGCAATGTACTAGAAAACTGTGTGCATAGCTTTCCGCGTGTCCATTGGAAGTCTCTTAGCACACCATATTAAGTAGTACTCCCTACTTGTTAAACCCATGAGGTTTTCTCCCAGATCGTATGTGCTCCTTTCTTCCGTCCGCGTCGTACAAACTTTGTACGAAAAGTATTGTACGCTAAGCTATTTCCTTTTCTCCCATCCTATGTACCTCGTGTGCCTCTCCTATTACTTGTGATATAGAAAAAGATCGTTAGTTgacctaataaaaaaattaagtgaatggGTCAACAATGTTAGGACTTGTCTAATATGTTGGGAGGTATAGAGAGGCATACATACCGCAATAgaactccctctattttttttatttgataatgtTGAATGTTGGATTTTGACGatccgtcttattcaaaatttttgtaagGAAGTATTAGTAAGGAGGTATCTACAGGGTTCACGTTACCGTGGTAACTGTGGTCTCCGCCGAGGAGCGACTTCGGTATAACACGGTAGGgtcatttaaatttgaggagactttaaaattttaagaaaatttggtagaaaaaattatatgtgttaGAGATTAATTTGTAGTGAAGTTTGGTTcaagaaatagatgaaaagaataaatttacgaacgattaaaattttagtagtgaaaaaggaggagaaaaagaaaatttataatagtttattaggtaaaaattatttgtagGTACATGTTTATATGAAAAACTTGACATGAGGGCGGTATTTTCGATGAGATTGATTTGTAGACATGTATGGATATGTTTGTACGTTGTCTGATTATGTTattatggaaaataaaaattgtagcTATCACTCGTTAATTCATACTAGATAGCTTCCTATATCAATTAATTTAGGTAACATTTGTAGCTTTTATGGATATGTATGCATGGCAAATACACATGATTCTTGTATAAAATACGtgatttatttctttgttAAATGAATGCAGGTGTATTATGGTAGATAGAATCTCTTATTTTGTGTGGGAACATGGAGAACCTCTGAGCatgttttttcaaaacatgTCCTAACTATCAAAATTATAGTTAACTAttaatttcttgttttcttataattttatagttttttagatttcttttataatttttacctCGGTTTATACTGTCCATGGTTTTCGCTTGAAACCGTACGGTTTTGACTACCTACAACACGGTTTTGACCACTTACCATGCTGTTTATACTGTCCaaattattttgcattttacATGTCTTGGATTGTACAAGCCGTGGTTACCACGAGAAACTGCGCGGTTTGACCAGAAACCACATGGTTTTGACTTGAAACCGCGCGGTTACCAcgatttgaattcaaatttttttagattcaaatttatcgCGGTTTCGGCGGCATCCACGGTAACCGTAGAAAAACCGTGTGTCCGCCGTCCCTCGACAAGGAGGCTTGCACAATAAAGGAAACCTTGGGTATATATTCCCTCCGTaccacattataagattttctggtttgtctagatttatgtgcgtaatgaatctagatatatatatataatatatacattgataaattaatgaatctagaccaACCTAGAAagtattataatatggaaccGAGGAAGTACATCTAAATAGAAGTATATACCTTTTAACACTTTGCCAAGATCCCTTAAAGATTAGAGAAAAACTCACTAGCAGATATAAAGAGAATTTCTAATCTTACTATAACTTGCATTGTTCTCTCTCGTATTTCTCCCGCTTTTACGCGCACGCTTTTCGAATGGTTAAACAATAcattttttgtgaaaagttttttatatagaagtttgtCGTCTCATCTTaatagagtagatttttacctttgtactagttaattttattatttataccattaaatagctataaaaaattagataattttatatctttcATCACTAAAAGAACACATTCCTTATAGGATTAGTTTTATATACCTCTCCAAAGATGACCTATGCCTCCAAAATAGATCCGAATCAGCTACAATTGCTATAGCAACAGTAACTTAGACAGTAGCATCTATTACCACTGGATGCATGCAGATCAAATGGCCTAAATCAGTGCGgtgcactatatatatatatatatatatatatatactgtagTACATAGTACTATAGCTCAAGATGTGAACCATTGATCAATGGATGGCCAAAACTAGATGCAGTTTTAAACTTACAGTCGCAAGACAGCAGCTAATCCGAATTCCTCCAGAACACACACCGGTTACACCACCGCCCAGTTGACGCTTGGTAGACAATAGttagttcaataaaaaaaatgatgtcatctgtttgtacatttttttacatCAGTAAATTTTAGGCTAAATGAGTAAACAAAATTACAGGTACCATGTCTGCTTGGTTAACATAGACTAATGATATCTCAATATGAGGGAAGCTTACAAGGTGGCAACAAAAGAGAGGCTACATATTGGTCCGCAGACCTTATTTGGAATTGAatgaaaatatgaattatgaaAAGACTATTATAGTATGATCTCTTCTTGCACACTGACATTGAGAGTTTTATTGGGGAGCACGATGCTGTTAACTACAACCACTTCATCTTCAACATCAACGGCTTCACCTGCAATTTGCTAATGTGTCAACTCAATCATAGGAGCTATCCCACACGCACAAAGCATACAATCACAAGATCTTCCGTGGGAGGGTATGGGTAGGTTGGGTCTTACCAAGAATAGTGATACCGAGTTTGGCGTTATGGTCACCTTCACCCTGAATTACAAACATAACTTTCATTAGATGAGCCTAAAAGGGGAGTCCTGGATTGGCAGTATGCGTAGTTGCATCTTCATTTCAGAGGGAGTTCCACTGGGACGAGCAACCACACCAGAGTTGAACTCGAAGAAAGTAAGTGAATACATGCAAAAAGTTTTCTTTGAGCAATATGTATAAATCTTGTAGATGGGACTAAAGAAAACCCAAttttatatgctaaaaatGTTAAGGAATAAAATTTGACATCGATGAAATTTGCACTAAAAATCATGAATTCTTCTTGCCTCTTGAATTGGGATATGATTATTCCAAAACACAGTCCTTGGAATACAAAAAACTTAATACAAGTAATGATACAATTCTTGCCTGTACACGTGACCATTTTCCTATTGTTGACTTCCACCCCACAATTGAGTGTATGACAACTGCATTCTCCTGCCAACAAAGGAGCTGCATGAGACACGTTTGCAATATCAGGTTTATCATATGGTACATAGAAAACTAACCATAATTTCAACATCATCCAGAATAATGCAATGTATAAGCCTGGCTCCAGATCCAATGCGTGCATTTGCTGATATCGAGACATTAGGACCGATCTGTTAATGAACCATTACTAAATTGGTTAGCTTCAAATTCACCTAAATTCATTTACAAGACAGTGCCCTTCATTTTATACAACCAAGACTAACCAAGAGATAAGTAAATGCGACAGCAGGATCAAAAGCAATCTAATCAAAATAGGTTAGAGAACAAAACTTCACCTTTGCAGTTGGATGAACCTTTGCAGAGGGATGGATGTACACATCACCTATAATAGTGGCACTCTTTTTGCCATCTCCTGAGGCTAAAAGATGAGGTGATGTATGACGGAACTGAGAAAGATATAGGCCAGAGCATCTCAAAGACATCCTATGAATAGGTGCAGTCCTCTCAGTATTACTTAACAATTCCAAAGCTAGAAAGAGGACAGTTAGGAACAACTATTACCCTGGCGTTTTGATTTGTTCCCAAAAATCGAGTGTCTGGTATGTGTAAAGTTCCTTCTTTCCTGCCAGAGGGGATAAAATATCTTGATCTAACCTAACATAGTCTGCTGGAAGTGCTCTGTTGACAATTACCATAAGAGGGTCAGTGTTGCAATGAAAATTTGGGATGACACTCATGGCAGCAGTATATTATACATTTGTACTGAGCCAAACAAGTACTGAATGGCAATGATATACTCcttccgttccatattataagactttctaggttTGCCAAGGTTTacccatgtattaatgtatatgtgtctagattcattagtacacataaatctagacaaggctagaaaatcttataatgtaaaaaaagaaataataatcaTGGATGACTAGTGCCAACAGTAATTATACATCACAAATGGAGGGTATGATTCTAGTTTCCACATTGCATTGCTACATAGCCACTTAATTGAGTCAacactaacaaaaaaaaaatccctccggtcaaaaatatttgtcatttaaaacaagatttagtcaaacttctaaaataccGATCATCGATTATTTTctaaatgcttagtttaaatacaacacaaataatatacatagatTCTTCTCGaagtactatcataatatcataaacttactaggttttataagtttattataacataaaattgcTTATTCGAATTTAGAGGTTTGACTAAATCTTGTCCAaaacgacaaatatttttgactggagggagtatatcttCTACAAAATCAGCAAGGTGTATACTAGGTTTAGTCTACCCACCCCCTCTTTTCTTTCAGTTGCATGAGTTTGATGGTTGTTAAACTGGATTAGAACAGTAGGCAGTAAGCACTGTTCCCCCTCGGGATATGTAGAAGGGACCATGGTAGGAAGGCAGCTTAACAAAAATGTGACAACTGTTAGCATTACTGTGGCAGGTTCAAGGTACCAAACTAAATTTTCCAAAgttaatatgaaaaaaaaaaacatcccaAGATGCCATAATTGACTAGcaacatgaaaaatacacATTGAGTACATCATTATTGTGTTGTAAGGGCAATAATACCAgacataaaacttttaatacGGCCAAACTCCACAGTGGCAGTTTTCATTAGTGTGGTGTCACATTTAATACCCGAAAGTCAAAGTATTGCTGGATTGTACTTATATCTAACGAGAAATTGATTTGCTAGAGATCAGTGGTATCATAAGTTATAAAGAATATATAATAACTCCCTACACGGTCTATTTTCAATTTCCTAGTGATACACTTATAGGTTATTGTGTGCTTGTTCTTTGCGATACATCTAAAAGTTTTccataaataagataaattaattgaGAAATATTGGGAATAAATATTCAGGACGATGAATTGAAGaatatatcatatacacaCTTTGTTGCCGAGTGAAGAGCTTCGAAACTAGATACGCGGCGCAGGTTAGCTGAAATATAGCATTGGAAAAGAATAAGTTTTGTGTTATAAATAAGAACCAATGCTGGACAAAAGAGGAGCAACACAGAAATCTTAACTGAATAGAGGAGGCATAGTTTCTCCCATTTAAGGAAAGGAGGAACCAAATTGCAATTACTagcataaatattaatatagtttttatgaACCTAAGTTTCCAAATGACTCGCATCATAGTAGTAAAGAGGACATTTCACATCTGATGCAAATAACATGTTTTCTACTTATTATTCTGTTtatgtttgaaaaattttagagCACCCAAGAACTTAACCGGAAAGTTAAGCTGAGTATACCAGAAAGTTGCCATCTCTCATAACATAGGTTTACAAGGAAAAAGTCATGATATTGCTGAACATATTACCTCTGTCTTTCTTCTGTATTAAGACATCCTCGATGGCCTTAAAGATATTGGGTGTAAATATATAGACTCCACAATTTATGAGATCACTCACCTACAACAATGTTAATTAATACCCAGTTAGAGAACCATCTCAGTGCTAAGTGTTGACACAACCCAAAACCAAGAAgtgcatattcataattatcgAGCAAGAAATACAAGAGCAAGGAAAACAGCGCATGATCAGAACTTGTACTCACAAAAGTCTCTGGTTTTTCTGTGTAGTGTAACAGTTCATTTGTTTCAGGGTCAGCTACAAGC from Oryza brachyantha chromosome 3, ObraRS2, whole genome shotgun sequence carries:
- the LOC102700227 gene encoding putative cyclin-F3-2 isoform X1, with protein sequence MTKPGTRSVARSMEAGAARINPDGAEGTSGSAVSIAPDVSEGSLEPGAAEVSGAPDAGEVSEESVAGEASEESDAGEASEEAAMPYFQDIEQYLRYLEVEESRRPIISYGQEIKGDMLSIGMRGRIVNWLVTASYAIELLDDTVHLAVSYFDRFLSKRAISQDRLQLLCVTALFVASKYVEIDHPKAATFSAMTKYTYSKQQVVKMEADILICLNFEMGTPTVITFVRMFLTSCCEDNRSLNAKKLKSMCIYLAELSLLGDCSIKFRPSVVAAACLFVAKFTINPKIRPWSLAVQRNTGYKVSDIKGCIVDIHNLQSGRKFAVTAIRDKYRVDKFQRVSTIIPKKIKESFLRNIKYANG
- the LOC102700227 gene encoding putative cyclin-F3-2 isoform X2: MAREMAKCLDTARFSAVEESRRPIISYGQEIKGDMLSIGMRGRIVNWLVTASYAIELLDDTVHLAVSYFDRFLSKRAISQDRLQLLCVTALFVASKYVEIDHPKAATFSAMTKYTYSKQQVVKMEADILICLNFEMGTPTVITFVRMFLTSCCEDNRSLNAKKLKSMCIYLAELSLLGDCSIKFRPSVVAAACLFVAKFTINPKIRPWSLAVQRNTGYKVSDIKGCIVDIHNLQSGRKFAVTAIRDKYRVDKFQRVSTIIPKKIKESFLRNIKYANG
- the LOC102700512 gene encoding putative cyclin-F3-2; this encodes MTRPRTRSVARMEAAAAAAEGEARNARNPDGAQGSRQPNEGEGSRRRPDAAAEGSGEPVPDAEAAAQLAVVPFDEDINQYLRALESWILDSVLLWLMMAREMAKCLDTVPFRCSELSFQFQRADPTRRPMINYDQVIQQGHITMRMREMLLDWLVDVAYDREISDEGLHLAVSYVDRFLSMNSINRNRLQLLGVTALFVASKYEERSYLSARKLSDMTNRTYTAKEVVVMEANILRDLDHKLGGPTAITFVRTFLSKCRGKKPRDKRLELMCSYLAELSLLDAYYIRFLPSMVAAACLFVAKFTINPKTRPWNLSVQRSTGYRVSDIEDCIRAIHDLQRRKNRNFLPEDGNVSNLTAVRDKYERDEFERVATIAPPKTIRASFLKDREYVNG
- the LOC102700788 gene encoding mannose-1-phosphate guanyltransferase alpha, whose product is MAGSEQRVVAVIMVGGPTKGTRFRPLSLNVPKPLFPLAGQPMVHHPISACRRIPNLAQIYLVGFYEEREFALYVSSISNELRVPVRYLREDKPHGSAGGLYSFRDYIMEDSPSHIVLLNCDVCSSFPLPDMLEAHKKYGGMGTLLVNKVSAESANQFGELVADPETNELLHYTEKPETFVSDLINCGVYIFTPNIFKAIEDVLIQKKDRANLRRVSSFEALHSATKALPADYVRLDQDILSPLAGKKELYTYQTLDFWEQIKTPGMSLRCSGLYLSQFRHTSPHLLASGDGKKSATIIGDVYIHPSAKVHPTAKIGPNVSISANARIGSGARLIHCIILDDVEIMENAVVIHSIVGWKSTIGKWSRVQGEGDHNAKLGITILGEAVDVEDEVVVVNSIVLPNKTLNVSVQEEIIL